The following proteins are co-located in the Macadamia integrifolia cultivar HAES 741 chromosome 3, SCU_Mint_v3, whole genome shotgun sequence genome:
- the LOC122072865 gene encoding cytochrome P450 CYP82D47-like, which produces MGVFVALILLYIQWRAKANSHKSKGRVVPEPSGALPIVGHLHLLGGKEPVARTFGAMADKYGSAFMLRLGVNRTFVVSSWEMMRDCFTINDRVFATRPLSAVGKHLGYDYAMFGFAPYGPYWREIRKIATTELLSKTRLEMLKHVRINEIDVCIKELYSLGAKGSTSTTTSATHLVKVEMKQWFEHLSLNVVTKILAGNRYFGNNDDGYEVEAQRFGKAFNELARLGGVFVISDALPYLKWFDLGGYLRSMKCVAKEIDSLIGNWLNEHRRKALSGKMEGEVDFIDVMLSIIHDHHNDLKSSYDGDTIIKATILSLMVAASESTSVTLTWALSLLLNNRHVLKKAQDELDNHVGREKNVDELDIKNLIYLHAIVKETLRLYPATPVGIPHQAMEDCQVDGYRVPKGTNLLVNIWKLHRDPRVWVDPHEFKPERFLTTNDNVDVRGQQFEFIPFGSGVRSCPGITFAMQVLQLTLARLLHGFNLETPSYEPIDMSEGFGLTLPKATPLEVLLSPRLPSKLYGM; this is translated from the exons ATGGGAGTCTTTGTTGCCCTAATCTTGCTCTACATCCAATGGAGAGCAAAGGCCAACAGTCACAAAAGCAAGGGGAGGGTGGTCCCTGAACCATCCGGTGCCTTGCCAATTGTTGGTCATCTGCATTTGCTGGGAGGAAAAGAGCCAGTTGCACGAACCTTCGGTGCCATGGCCGACAAATACGGGTCAGCCTTTATGCTTCGTCTTGGTGTGAATCGTACATTTGTGGTGAGTAGTTGGGAGATGATGAGGgactgcttcactatcaatgatagGGTTTTTGCCACACGCCCACTCAGTGCAGTTGGGAAGCACCTGGGCTACGATTATGCAATGTTTGGGTTTGCCCCTTACGGACCATACTGGCGTGAGATTAGAAAGATAGCCACAACTGAGCTTCTCTCCAAGACAAGACTTGAGATGCTGAAGCATGTAAGGATCAATGAAATAGATGTATGCATCAAAGAGTTGTACTCTCTTGGGGCCAAGGGTAGTACTAGTACTACCACTAGTGCTACCCATCTTGTAAAGGTGGAGATGAAGCAGTGGTTTGAGCATCTAAGCTTGAATGTGGTCACCAAAATACTTGCAGGCAACAGATACTTTGGCAACAACGATGATGGATATGAGGTTGAGGCCCAGAGATTTGGAAAAGCGTTTAATGAGTTAGCACGTCTAGGTGGGGTGTTTGTCATCTCAGATGCACTCCCCTATCTCaaatggttcgatttggggGGATATTTGAGGTCCATGAAATGTGTTGCTAAGGAAATAGACTCTTTAATTGGAAATTGGCTAAACGAACATCGCCGCAAGGCACTATCTGGGaagatggaaggtgaagtagaTTTCATCGATGTGATGCTATCCATCATTCACGATCATCATAATGATTTGAAGTCTAGTTACGATGGAGATACCATTATCAAGGCAACTATATTG TCTCTAATGGTAGCTGCCTCGGAATCTACATCAGTCACCTTAACTTGGGCTCTCTCCTTACTGTTAAACAACCGCCATGTATTGAAAAAAGCCCAAGATGAGTTGGACAACCATGTTGGTAGAGAAAAAAACGTGGACGAATTAGATATAAAAAATCTGATATATTTACATGCAATCGTCAAGGAAACATTGCGTCTATACCCTGCCACACCCGTAGGAATACCGCATCAAGCTATGGAAGACTGCCAAGTGGATGGATATCGTGTTCCTAAAGGAACAAACTTACTGGTAAACATTTGGAAATTGCATAGAGATCCTCGTGTTTGGGTAGACCCTCACGAGTTCAAACCAGAGAGATTTCTCACTACGAATGATAATGTAGATGTGAGGGGTCAGCAATTTGAGTTCATTCCTTTTGGCTCTGGGGTGCGATCCTGCCCAGGTATCACTTTCGCCATGCAGGTCTTACAATTAACACTGGCTCGTTTGCTACACGGGTTCAATTTAGAGACCCCTTCATATGAACCAATAGACATGAGTGAAGGGTTTGGCCTTACCCTTCCAAAAGCAACCCCTTTGGAAGTCCTGCTATCCCCACGTCTTCCTTCCAAGCTATATGGAATGTAA